A genomic region of Trifolium pratense cultivar HEN17-A07 linkage group LG3, ARS_RC_1.1, whole genome shotgun sequence contains the following coding sequences:
- the LOC123915296 gene encoding cation/H(+) antiporter 4-like, whose product MLFPFGGPDILNTISCYGYIFFLFLNAVKMDLTLITKTGKKAWVIALLSFIGTSVISIIFFVFTHNIWLSLIGEEETFGLPLVFMAHSGCSFAVIASFLSDLGILNSELGRLALSSAFLIDISKNVLAGIGTAIVGAIEGGLLMAVKNLFQFFFFLVGIPLIGRPIMMLMVKNTPEGKPINKIYIHFIVFALFMLGILAGKFNQPFFAGAIVLGLAVPEGPPLGSELVNQFDLFSTWILTPIFVTCCVMKVNLTMCGPPILIVVIFGFIILVHTIKLFQCFIVCKYCNMPSSDGLCLALILSCKGVIDTCSFVLIYDGIRRSQKAIGAMVISTLILATISRVGVKLLYDPSRKYAGYQKRNIMNLKQNTELRLVAVVHRAIHMVHIKDFLNLCSPAPDNALVADVLYLMELIGRTTPIFISHRLQQRKRSTQNYSIELVVTFDLFERDHAGSATANTYTSISPTTSMPEDVCYLALDKNAAIIILPFHIRWLKNGSIESEDNSVRSLNLKVLERAPCSVGILVDRGSTTNISQVYKVAMIFLGGPDDREAFCLAKRFSKNLDNTLFVYRLLSCEHNSTGWEEMIDDEELREVRGAYVRHENVKYEQKTIEDASQTTSFIKEIANKFDFIIVGRRNGLKSPQTFGLENWTEYPELGVIGDLLASRDMECKASILVVQQQQQVNKSITSK is encoded by the exons atgttATTCCCATTTGGTGGTCCAGATATACTAAACACCATATCATGTTACGGTTACATATTCTTCTTATTTCTAAATGCTGTTAAAATGGACTTGACCTTAATAACAAAAACAGGCAAAAAAGCTTGGGTAATTGCACTTCTATCATTTATCGGAACCTCCGTAATTAGCATTATCTTCTTTGTTTTTACCCACAATATTTGGTTAAGTCTAATTGGCGAGGAAGAAACATTTGGTTTACCCCTTGTCTTTATGGCTCATAGCGGTTGTTCTTTCGCGGTCATTGCTTCTTTCCTAAGTGACCTTGGAATCCTCAACTCCGAACTTGGCCGCCTTGCATTGTCATCGGCTTTCCTGATCGACATCTCAAAAAATGTCTTGGCAGGTATAGGAACCGCCATTGTGGGTGCCATTGAGGGAGGATTGTTAATGGCTGTTAAAAACTTatttcaattcttttttttcctcGTGGGGATTCCGTTAATCGGGCGACCAATAATGATGTTGATGGTGAAAAACACACCAGAAGgaaaaccaattaacaagataTACATACACTTCATTGTGTTTGCATTATTCATGTTAGGTATATTAGCTGGAAAATTCAACCAACCTTTTTTTGCAGGTGCCATTGTATTAGGCCTTGCAGTTCCTGAAGGACCACCATTAGGGTCAGAGTTGGTTAATCAATTTGACTTGTTCTCTACATGGATTCTCACACCCATTTTTGTGACTTGTTGTGTGATGAAAGTGAATCTAACTATGTGTGGACCTCCTATCCTTATTGTTGTTATCTTTGGATTCATCATTTTGGTGCATACTATTAAGCTATTTCAGTGTTTCATTGTTTGCAAATATTGCAATATGCCTTCAAGTGATGGTCTTTGTCTTGCTCTCATTTTGAGTTGCAAAGGTGTCATTGATACTTGCTCCTTCGTTCTTATCTACGACGGAATC AGACGATCTCAAAAAGCAATAGGTGCTATGGTAATATCAACCTTAATCTTGGCAACAATCTCAAGAGTAGGAGTGAAATTATTATACGACCCATCGAGAAAATATGCAGGGTATCAAAAGAGAAACATAAtgaatctgaaacaaaacaccGAGCTTCGGTTAGTTGCAGTTGTACACAGAGCAATTCACATGGTTCACATTAAGGATTTCTTAAACCTTTGTTCTCCCGCGCCAGACAATGCACTCGTTGCAGACGTGTTATATTTGATGGAATTAATTGGAAGAACAACACCCATTTTCATATCACATCGTCTCCAGCAAAGAAAACGATCCACACAAAACTACTCGATAGAGTTAGTTGTTACATTTGACCTTTTCGAGCGTGACCATGCTGGTTCAGCAACAGCTAACACATACACATCAATATCACCGACAACATCTATGCCCGAAGATGTTTGTTACCTTGCATTAGATAAAAATGCAGCTATTATAATTCTACCATTCCACATAAGATGGTTAAAAAATGGTTCAATTGAATCAGAAGACAACAGTGTAAGATCATTGAATTTAAAGGTTTTGGAAAGAGCACCTTGTTCAGTTGGGATTTTGGTTGACCGTGGTTCGACAACCAACATTTCACAAGTTTATAAAGTAGCTATGATTTTCCTCGGTGGGCCGGATGATAGAGAAGCTTTCTGTTTAGCTAAAAGGTTTTCTAAAAATTTGGACAACACTTTGTTTGTTTATAGATTGCTTTCTTGTGAACACAATTCAACGGGTTGGGAGGAAATGATCGATGATGAGGAGTTAAGGGAAGTGCGCGGAGCTTATGTTAGACATGAAAATGTCAAGTATGAACAAAAAACTATAGAGGATGCATCTCAAACAACTAGTTTTATAAAGGAAATAGccaataaatttgattttattatagTTGGGAGACGTAATGGACTTAAATCTCCGCAAACTTTTGGTTTAGAAAATTGGACTGAATATCCTGAATTAGGCGTAATTGGTGATTTGCTAGCTTCGCGAGATATGGAATGTAAAGCTTCAATTTTAGTtgtgcaacaacaacaacaagtaAACAAGTCCATTACCTCTAAATGA